A window of the Coprobacter fastidiosus genome harbors these coding sequences:
- a CDS encoding metallophosphoesterase, giving the protein MGRYIWLIVVIGLGAIVPVWGQNLKFDSAGHFKIVQFTDVHYVPNNPKSKAAIHLIEKVLDLENPDLVVLTGDIVTGRPARIGWDSVLDPILRRNIPFIVTLGNHDDEQDLSRRQVAELVTSYPLNLNTVRVDSVTGYLNGVFPVLGHLSDKPALLLYGLDSNSYSSIQAIKGYAWFTPDQIECYNLWSRYYTGLNGGKPIPALAFFHIPLPEYRVAYNIRENRQSGKRREKECAPELNTGMYAAMLLNGDVMGMFTGHDHGNDYIALYNGIALAYGRFSGGKTTYTKTSNGARVIEIREGVRGFSSYIRLSNRKIVDVYDYKQN; this is encoded by the coding sequence ATGGGTAGATATATATGGCTTATTGTTGTTATTGGGTTAGGTGCTATTGTACCGGTTTGGGGACAAAATTTGAAATTCGACTCGGCAGGGCATTTTAAAATTGTACAGTTTACAGATGTCCATTATGTCCCGAATAATCCGAAATCGAAAGCTGCCATTCATCTGATCGAAAAGGTTTTGGATTTAGAAAACCCTGATTTGGTCGTGTTGACCGGGGATATAGTAACTGGACGTCCTGCTCGGATAGGTTGGGACAGTGTGCTCGATCCGATATTACGGCGGAATATCCCTTTTATTGTGACATTGGGAAATCATGATGATGAGCAGGATCTGTCCCGTAGACAGGTAGCTGAGCTGGTTACTTCATATCCTTTAAATTTGAATACGGTGCGTGTAGATAGTGTGACCGGATATTTGAATGGAGTGTTTCCCGTATTGGGTCATTTATCGGATAAACCGGCTTTATTGCTTTACGGGCTGGATTCTAATAGTTATTCCTCTATCCAAGCTATAAAGGGGTATGCTTGGTTCACTCCCGATCAAATAGAATGTTATAATTTATGGAGTCGTTATTATACCGGACTGAATGGGGGAAAACCTATTCCTGCATTGGCATTTTTTCATATCCCTCTTCCGGAGTATCGTGTTGCTTATAATATTCGAGAAAACAGGCAATCCGGAAAACGTAGAGAAAAGGAATGTGCACCAGAACTAAATACGGGAATGTATGCGGCAATGCTGTTGAATGGAGATGTGATGGGGATGTTTACCGGACATGATCATGGAAATGATTATATAGCATTATATAACGGTATAGCTTTGGCTTATGGACGTTTTTCCGGTGGAAAGACGACTTATACGAAAACTTCTAATGGTGCAAGAGTTATTGAGATTCGAGAAGGTGTGCGGGGGTTTTCTTCTTATATCCGGTTATCGAATAGAAAGATTGTCGATGTGTACGATTATAAACAGAATTGA
- the istB gene encoding IS21-like element helper ATPase IstB has product MTSNNKTNRTVEKNMDRIMELLSKLRFYGMLETYRNDCRTTSSDGMTNDEFLKWLLESENDYRRNVSIERLIKSANFRYKAYMEKIDYTIKRNLDRNQLERLASLDFIRDGQNIFITGSSGTGKSYLASAIGYEACKNGVKTLYSNASKLMGHLKMAKNKGTIESEMKKIEKCPLLILDDLFLIGLDAKERSILMEIIEDRHGLKSIIITSQLPVESWYDAIGDPTVADAILDRIVHSAHKIELTGDSVRKINAKKK; this is encoded by the coding sequence ATGACAAGTAATAATAAGACAAATAGAACTGTCGAAAAAAATATGGACAGAATAATGGAACTACTCTCCAAGCTACGTTTTTACGGTATGCTTGAAACATACAGAAACGACTGCAGGACTACATCTTCAGATGGTATGACAAATGATGAGTTTCTTAAATGGCTTCTAGAAAGCGAGAATGATTACAGGCGCAATGTAAGCATTGAACGACTGATAAAGTCTGCAAACTTCAGATATAAGGCATATATGGAGAAAATAGACTATACAATAAAACGTAACCTTGACCGGAATCAGCTCGAAAGACTTGCCTCTCTTGATTTTATAAGAGACGGACAGAATATTTTTATAACAGGCAGCTCTGGAACTGGTAAAAGCTACCTGGCTTCAGCCATAGGATATGAAGCGTGTAAAAATGGAGTCAAGACGTTGTATTCCAATGCATCAAAGCTTATGGGACATCTTAAAATGGCCAAAAATAAGGGTACAATAGAATCTGAGATGAAAAAAATTGAAAAGTGCCCACTGTTGATTCTTGACGATCTGTTTCTTATTGGGTTGGACGCAAAGGAAAGGTCGATCCTTATGGAAATAATAGAAGACAGGCACGGACTAAAATCAATCATAATAACATCACAACTTCCTGTCGAAAGTTGGTATGATGCAATTGGTGATCCTACCGTAGCTGACGCAATACTGGACAGAATTGTACACTCTGCACACAAGATTGAACTTACTGGAGATTCTGTAAGAAAAATAAATGCCAAAAAGAAGTAA
- the istA gene encoding IS21 family transposase, translating into MKIRIKHILRCYQSGMSIRSISSSLLISRNTVKRYIRIYEDMGIELERLLKMDEQHLHELFGVDIDNASARSAEYKYLEEHIPEYLKRLKSRGTTRRFLYEEYLKNRPQGYSYCSFCLYLRREREVKVPVGRIDHIAGDQMYVDFAGDKLYLSDEKTGDKVPVEVFAAILPCSQITYYEAVPSQKKEYFIQACENAFHYFGGVPNAIVPDNLKSAVIKPGGIEPVINDDFAAFADHYGCVVFPARVRKPKDKALVENAVRLLYREVYSKMMGLKFNDLEALNIEIVKHTDALNNRKMYNRSYSRRERFLEVEKDRLHTLPATRFISKNRKTATGMRNSYVSLNNHYYSVPKEYIGDTVELLYDGDTVEIYHKFRHITTHRRDDTPFTYSEKQSHKLPGVLHECRSRMDDIYRKAREIDSVVEEYIKLVAVAKKYPIQAVRSSDDILSLVERFGRDRLVLAYQIAMESNMFGYNEIESILINREDEKYHVQMERQVPELTPKHKNLRGKDYFNSKNSDENDK; encoded by the coding sequence ATGAAAATAAGAATCAAACACATCCTTCGTTGCTATCAGTCAGGAATGAGTATCCGAAGTATCAGTTCTTCTCTTCTGATTTCACGAAATACAGTCAAACGGTATATCCGTATATATGAAGATATGGGTATAGAACTGGAGCGCCTGTTAAAAATGGACGAACAGCATCTGCATGAACTTTTCGGTGTAGATATTGATAATGCATCAGCCAGATCTGCAGAGTATAAGTATCTTGAAGAACATATACCTGAGTACCTTAAACGACTTAAATCTCGTGGAACAACAAGAAGGTTCTTGTATGAGGAGTATCTGAAAAATCGTCCTCAAGGTTACAGCTATTGTTCATTTTGCCTATATCTCAGACGTGAAAGAGAAGTAAAAGTACCCGTTGGGCGCATAGATCATATAGCCGGTGATCAGATGTATGTGGATTTTGCCGGTGACAAACTTTATCTTTCAGACGAAAAGACAGGTGATAAGGTTCCCGTAGAAGTTTTTGCTGCCATACTTCCGTGCAGTCAGATTACTTATTATGAGGCTGTACCATCGCAGAAGAAAGAATATTTTATCCAGGCATGTGAAAATGCTTTCCATTATTTTGGAGGTGTACCTAATGCTATAGTTCCCGACAATCTCAAGTCTGCCGTAATAAAGCCCGGAGGGATTGAACCTGTAATCAATGATGACTTTGCTGCATTTGCAGACCATTACGGTTGTGTTGTCTTTCCGGCAAGGGTACGTAAACCAAAAGACAAGGCCTTGGTTGAGAATGCTGTAAGATTGCTCTATAGGGAGGTCTATTCAAAGATGATGGGATTGAAGTTCAATGACCTTGAAGCCTTGAACATAGAGATTGTAAAACATACAGATGCGTTGAACAACCGAAAGATGTACAACCGCAGTTACAGCCGCAGGGAGCGCTTCCTCGAAGTCGAGAAAGACAGGCTGCACACTTTGCCCGCTACAAGGTTTATATCAAAAAACCGGAAAACGGCGACTGGCATGAGAAACAGTTATGTCTCGCTTAACAATCACTATTACAGTGTCCCCAAAGAGTATATCGGCGATACTGTAGAATTGCTGTATGATGGGGACACAGTGGAAATATATCATAAATTCAGACATATAACGACACATCGCAGGGATGATACACCTTTTACTTATTCAGAAAAACAGTCCCATAAACTTCCGGGAGTACTACATGAATGTAGAAGTAGAATGGATGATATATACCGTAAGGCACGTGAAATCGATTCGGTAGTGGAAGAGTACATAAAACTAGTGGCCGTTGCCAAAAAATATCCGATTCAAGCCGTACGTTCATCCGATGACATATTAAGTCTTGTGGAACGTTTTGGGCGCGACAGATTGGTTCTTGCATACCAGATAGCAATGGAATCCAATATGTTTGGATACAACGAAATTGAAAGCATTCTGATAAACAGGGAAGATGAAAAGTATCATGTCCAAATGGAGAGACAGGTCCCTGAGCTTACTCCTAAACATAAAAATCTCAGAGGTAAGGATTATTTTAACTCTAAAAACAGTGATGAAAATGACAAGTAA
- a CDS encoding helix-turn-helix transcriptional regulator, translated as METAKINRLKIVLVEQGKTGKWLAGQLGKNEATISRWCSNVSQPSLEMLMKIASILDIDARRLIDNGKDE; from the coding sequence ATGGAAACAGCAAAGATAAACAGATTAAAAATAGTATTGGTAGAACAAGGCAAGACAGGGAAATGGCTGGCTGGACAGTTAGGAAAGAACGAGGCAACCATTTCCCGGTGGTGTTCCAATGTAAGCCAGCCTTCTTTGGAAATGCTAATGAAGATAGCATCCATATTAGACATTGATGCAAGACGATTGATTGACAACGGAAAAGACGAATAA
- a CDS encoding adenine-specific methyltransferase EcoRI family protein, producing MAKRTIDKAKEAKKDEFYTQLEDINNELRHYREHFRGKTVLCNCDDPRVSNFFTYFAYNFEFLGLKKLITTCYKNQNMDLFSQNKSEQAVYLVYEGDKNGDHIPTADEIGVHPLKGDGDFRSKECIELLKEADIVVTNPPFSLFREYVAQLMEYKKEFLIIGHQNALSYKEIFPLIQNNKMWLGYGFKGGAGHFISKYEDTATASNHKQGMIRVSGVTWFTNLDIKKRHEDIILFKLYSPEEYPHYINYDAIEISKTEFIPMDYDGIMGVPITFMDKYNPEQFEIIGIGNGGELGVACGVSSNLTNAECEQLFKEDKSFRRGKLCYRDKNGELIGCYARILIRKKQQL from the coding sequence ATGGCAAAAAGGACTATAGATAAAGCTAAAGAAGCAAAAAAGGACGAGTTTTACACTCAACTTGAAGATATTAACAATGAACTGCGGCACTATCGTGAACATTTTCGCGGTAAAACGGTACTGTGTAATTGCGATGACCCACGTGTAAGCAACTTCTTTACTTATTTTGCTTATAACTTTGAGTTTCTTGGACTGAAAAAGTTGATTACTACTTGCTATAAAAATCAGAACATGGATTTGTTCAGCCAGAACAAAAGCGAACAAGCCGTATATTTGGTATATGAGGGGGACAAAAACGGAGACCATATCCCAACAGCCGATGAAATAGGAGTACACCCCTTAAAAGGCGACGGTGACTTCCGAAGCAAGGAATGTATTGAACTTCTCAAAGAAGCAGATATTGTGGTAACGAACCCACCCTTTTCTTTATTTCGTGAATATGTCGCACAATTGATGGAGTATAAAAAAGAATTTTTGATTATCGGTCATCAAAATGCATTATCATATAAAGAAATATTTCCATTGATTCAGAATAATAAAATGTGGTTAGGATACGGATTTAAAGGAGGCGCAGGACATTTTATTTCAAAATATGAAGATACAGCAACAGCAAGCAACCACAAGCAAGGAATGATAAGAGTTTCAGGTGTAACGTGGTTTACTAATTTAGACATAAAGAAACGTCACGAAGATATCATATTATTTAAATTATATTCTCCAGAAGAATATCCTCATTATATAAATTATGATGCTATAGAAATATCGAAAACAGAATTTATACCAATGGATTATGACGGCATAATGGGAGTTCCTATTACATTCATGGATAAATATAACCCAGAACAGTTTGAAATTATTGGCATTGGAAATGGTGGAGAATTAGGTGTCGCATGTGGAGTAAGTTCAAACTTAACAAATGCTGAATGCGAACAATTATTTAAAGAAGATAAAAGTTTTAGAAGAGGAAAGCTATGTTATCGAGATAAAAACGGGGAATTAATAGGTTGTTATGCTCGTATTTTAATAAGAAAAAAACAACAATTATGA
- a CDS encoding HNH endonuclease family protein, whose amino-acid sequence MKIELQSIKIADLIDGYINDPETGVKGFHGKLDIRPPYQREFRYDEKQQQAVVDTILKGFPLNIMYWSANADGNFEMIDGQQRTLSICGFYTHDFNIIDPDRGTLYFSTLTDEEKNKFLNYELTVYFCEGTDKEKLDWFRVINIAGEKLLDQELLNAVYAGPFVTDARRHFSKNGCPAYKMGADFLSGNAIEQAYLATILKWAARHDGVESIDKYMALHQFDPNANKLWAYFVSIITWIRSTFTKYRREMKGLDWGAMYDEFSENVYDTVVLEKQIHDLMEDDEIMKKSGIYRYVLSGDLRDLSFRTFDKKQKREAYERQHGICIHCGKHFELEEMEADHITPWKEGGTTVAGNCQMLCKNCNRIKGGK is encoded by the coding sequence ATGAAAATAGAATTACAGTCCATAAAAATAGCGGACCTAATTGACGGTTATATAAACGACCCCGAAACAGGGGTAAAAGGGTTTCATGGAAAGTTGGACATTCGTCCGCCTTATCAGCGCGAGTTCCGTTATGATGAAAAGCAACAGCAAGCCGTTGTTGATACCATTCTTAAAGGCTTTCCACTCAATATCATGTATTGGAGTGCAAATGCTGACGGTAATTTCGAAATGATAGACGGACAACAGCGCACCCTTTCAATATGCGGATTTTACACCCACGATTTTAATATCATTGACCCTGACCGAGGTACACTCTATTTCTCCACTCTTACGGATGAAGAAAAAAACAAATTCCTTAACTATGAGTTGACGGTTTATTTCTGTGAAGGAACAGATAAGGAGAAACTTGATTGGTTTCGTGTAATCAACATTGCAGGAGAAAAACTTCTTGACCAAGAATTGCTGAATGCCGTTTATGCCGGACCTTTTGTAACAGATGCCCGCAGGCATTTTTCAAAGAACGGATGTCCTGCTTATAAGATGGGAGCCGATTTTTTGAGCGGTAATGCCATAGAGCAGGCATATTTGGCTACTATCTTGAAATGGGCGGCTCGCCATGACGGTGTGGAAAGCATCGACAAGTATATGGCTTTGCACCAGTTTGACCCTAATGCCAATAAACTTTGGGCTTACTTTGTATCTATTATCACTTGGATACGTTCAACCTTTACCAAATACCGCCGTGAGATGAAAGGTTTGGATTGGGGAGCCATGTATGATGAGTTTAGTGAAAACGTATATGATACGGTCGTCCTCGAAAAGCAGATACACGATTTGATGGAGGATGATGAAATCATGAAGAAGTCCGGCATCTATCGCTACGTGCTGAGCGGCGACCTGCGCGACCTCAGTTTCCGCACTTTCGACAAGAAGCAGAAACGCGAAGCCTATGAGCGGCAGCACGGTATCTGTATTCATTGCGGCAAGCACTTTGAATTGGAGGAAATGGAAGCTGACCATATTACGCCTTGGAAAGAAGGCGGTACGACTGTGGCGGGAAATTGCCAAATGCTTTGTAAGAATTGTAATAGAATTAAAGGAGGAAAATAA
- a CDS encoding zinc ribbon domain-containing protein: protein MNCQFCGQELPENAKFCFKCRRQIICMNCGERLIEGASICVFCGNEISIPNNNIEQNHIKYKETKTLKSFEATFSNETAGAVAKTFAQFLPLKKNIIGDTKEIFHDTQIEDVEDITPAKALLPVKQEELADKNPNINDIFKVRGDNDIYLHETSLKANSKVDYAGRLTILYLFYMQSNGTTEVPKTEVIAFLKKIGFNNDGNYRGWMSKMKALYNINNNCYCLCRAGEERAKEYLKDIFDGDKVDNWKLGDTSKGNYRFNNKANNIPKNSYSIEGSLNLNPSDNESLKSFIGKFKASNGFQYNLLFAYYLQKVIGKTNINANHIYTCYKNVGVKIPNNLYQSLVDTKNKKGWIDTSDMNNITVTISGENCVEQDLKK from the coding sequence ATGAATTGTCAATTTTGTGGACAGGAATTACCTGAAAATGCCAAGTTCTGTTTTAAGTGTAGAAGACAAATTATTTGTATGAACTGTGGAGAAAGGCTTATTGAAGGAGCTTCTATATGTGTTTTTTGCGGAAATGAAATAAGCATACCAAACAATAATATTGAACAGAATCATATAAAATACAAAGAAACAAAAACTTTAAAATCATTTGAAGCGACATTTTCAAATGAAACTGCGGGTGCTGTAGCCAAAACATTCGCACAATTTCTTCCTCTGAAAAAGAATATTATTGGTGATACGAAAGAAATTTTTCATGATACACAAATTGAAGATGTAGAAGATATAACGCCTGCCAAAGCTTTACTTCCTGTAAAGCAGGAAGAATTAGCTGATAAAAATCCAAATATTAATGATATATTCAAAGTACGAGGAGACAATGATATATATTTGCATGAAACAAGCTTAAAAGCCAATAGCAAAGTTGATTATGCGGGGCGATTAACAATACTGTATTTATTTTATATGCAGTCAAATGGAACTACTGAAGTTCCCAAAACAGAAGTAATTGCTTTTTTGAAGAAAATAGGTTTCAATAATGATGGAAATTATCGCGGTTGGATGTCCAAAATGAAAGCTTTATATAATATCAACAATAATTGCTATTGTCTATGTAGAGCTGGAGAAGAACGTGCAAAAGAATATCTTAAAGATATTTTTGATGGAGACAAAGTTGATAATTGGAAACTCGGAGATACTTCAAAGGGAAATTATAGATTTAACAATAAGGCAAACAATATTCCAAAGAACTCTTATTCAATAGAAGGCTCTTTGAATTTAAATCCTTCAGATAATGAGTCTCTTAAATCTTTTATAGGGAAATTCAAAGCTTCAAATGGTTTTCAATACAATTTATTATTTGCATATTACTTACAAAAAGTTATTGGCAAAACTAATATTAACGCAAATCACATATATACGTGCTATAAAAATGTAGGGGTGAAAATACCAAATAATCTATATCAAAGTCTTGTTGATACAAAAAATAAGAAGGGGTGGATAGATACCTCAGATATGAATAATATAACGGTTACAATAAGTGGTGAAAATTGTGTAGAACAAGATTTGAAGAAATGA